A single Vulpes vulpes isolate BD-2025 chromosome 16, VulVul3, whole genome shotgun sequence DNA region contains:
- the UGP2 gene encoding UTP--glucose-1-phosphate uridylyltransferase isoform X3 — protein MGCKGPKSLIGVRNENTFLDLTVQQIEHLNKTYNTDVPLVLMNSFNTDEDTKKILQKYNHCRVKIYTFNQSRYPRINKESLLPVAKDVSYSGENTEAWYPPGHGDIYASFYNSGLLDTLIGEGKEYIFVSNIDNLGATVDLYILNHLMNPPNGKPCEFVMEVTNKTRADVKGGTLTQYEGKLRLVEIAQVPKAHVDEFKSVSKFKIFNTNNLWISLAAVKRLQEQNAIDMEIIVNPKTLDGGLNVIQLETAVGAAIKSFENSLGINVPRSRFLPVKTTSDLLLVMSNLYSLNAGSLTMSEKREFPTVPLVKLGSSFTKVQDYLRRFESIPDMLELDHLTVSGDVTFGKNVSLKGTVIIIANHGDRIDIPPGAVLENKIVSGNLRILDH, from the exons ATGGGCTGCAAAGGCCCCAAAAGTCTGATCGGTGTGAGGAATGAGAATACCTTTTTGGATCTGACCGTTCAGCAAATTGAA CATTTGAACAAAACCTACAATACAGATGTTCCTCTTGTTCTAATGAACTCTTTTAACACGGatgaagatacaaaaaaaatactacagaagTACAATCATTGTCGTGTGAAAATCTACACTTTTAATCAAAGCAG gtACCCAAGGATTAATAAAGAATCTTTACTGCCTGTAGCAAAGGATGTCTCATACTCAGGGGAAAATACAGAAGCTTGGTACCCTCCAGGTCATGGTGATATTTATGCCAGTTTCTACAACTCTGGTTTGCTCGACACCCTTATAGGAGAAGGCAAAGAGTATATTTTTGTGTCAAACATAGATAATCTGGGTGCCACTGTGGATCTTTATATTCTTAATCATCTAATGAACCCACCCAATGGAAAACCCTGTGAATTTGTCATGGAAGTCACAAATAAAACACGTGCAGATGTAAAG GGTGGGACGCTCACCCAGTATGAAGGCAAGTTGAGACTCGTGGAAATCGCTCAAGTGCCAAAAGCTCATGTGGATGAGTTCAAGTCtgtatcaaaattcaaaatattcaacACAAACAACCTCTGGATCTCTCTTGCAGCAGTTAAGAGACTGCAGGAGCAAAATGCTATTGATATGGAAATCATCGTGAATCCCAAG ACTTTGGATGGAGGCCTGAACGTCATTCAGTTAGAAACTGCAGTAGGGGCTGCCATTAAAAGTTTTGAGAACTCGCTCGGTATTAATGTTCCTCGGAGCCGTTTTCTACCTGTCAAAACCACATCAGATCTCTTGCTTGTGATGTCAAACCTCTATAGCCTTAATGCAGGATCTTTGACGATGAGTGAAAAGCGGGAATTTCCTACAGTACCCTTGGTTAAATTAGGCAGTTCTTTTACCAAG GTTCAGGATTATCTGAGAAGGTTTGAAAGTATACCAGATATGCTTGAATTGGATCACCTCACAGTTTCAGGAGATGTGACATTTGGCAAGAATGTTTCACTAAAG GGAACAGTTATCATCATTGCAAATCATGGTGACCGAATTGACATCCCACCTGGAGCAGTATTAGAGAACAAGATTGTATCGGGGAACCTCCGTATCTTGGACCACTGA